A segment of the Peptostreptococcaceae bacterium genome:
TCCCCCGTGATTCCGGTATTGGTTTCACCTCAAGATAAAATAAAGCACCAATCCCGGACATATGCGGTCACAATTAAAAAAAAGACGCTGTATGCGTCTATTTTTTTTGCTGAAGATATGTGTTTATGAAGATGTCTATATCTCCGTCAAGAACGGAAGCGATATTTCCAACCTCGGCTCCGGTTCTGTGGTCCTTAACCATTGTGTACGGATGGAAGACGTAGGTTCTTATCTGGCTTCCCCAGGCTATCTGGGAATAGTCTCCCTGTATGTCCTCGATTTTCTCCTTGTGCTCGCTTTTCTGCAGCTCTATGAGTTTTGCCATGAGCATTCGCATTGCTGTGTTCTTATTGTGGTGCTGGGATCTCTCGTTCTGGCACTGCACAACTATGCCCGTGGGAAGATGGGTTATTCTTATAGCGGAATCTGTTTTGTTTACATGCTGTCCACCCGCCCCGGAGGATCTGAATGTGTCTATTTTAAGATCTACAGGGTTTATGTCTATCGCAGCATCGTCGGGGAGCTCCGGCATTACATCCACCGAGGTGAATGATGTGTGCCTCTTGCCCGAGGTATCGAATGGAGACATCCTAATCAGGCGATGTACTCCCTTCTCGGATTTAAGGTATCCGTATGCGTAATCGCCCTTGATTCTTAGGGTAACGGACTTAACTCCGCCTTCCTTATCCGGTATATAGTCAAGCGTTTCAATTTCGTAGCCCTGATTCTCAGCCCAACGCGTGAACATCCTAAGGAGTATTTCCGCCCAGTCCTGTGCGTCAAGGCCCCCTGCTCCGGAATGGATTGACAATATGGCGTTATTTATGTCGTATTCATCGCTGAGAAGCGTTTTTAGCCTTAGCTTTCCAAGGGATTTGGTCAATTGAAGCATTCCCTTTTGAATTTCTTTTTCTACAGAATCGTCATCTTCCTCCACCGCCATCTCCGCAAGAAGCGTAAGCTCTTCCCACTGATTATGGAGGCTTTCGAAGGATTCGATTTTGTCCTTAACCACCTTAAATTCCCTCATTATTCCCTGTGCTTTTTCATGGTCGTCCCAGAAGTCCTGGGCGGTCATGCACTCGTCAATCTCGGCTACTCTCTCTTTCAGGCTGACCAAGTCAAAGGGAAACCCTCAAATCGTCGAAGATTTCTTCCATTTCCCTTAGCTCAGCCATGCTCGCTTCTATAATAAGCATGGTTAACACCTCCAAAATGTCAGATATTTTAGTTTAAAAATCACTTGTCTTTTCCGCAACATTTCTTGTACTTCTTTCCGCTTCCGCAGGGGCATGGATCGTTTCTCCCAACCTTCTTGCCCGATACAAACGGCTTTGCTTTTTCATCGCTGGGGGCGTTAGCAGGCGTGCCTACCCTCATGCCCTGTCTATAGTCCAGGTCGCTGCCCTTCTCATCCTCTATGGTAGTCAGCTGCTTCCTTTGGGTCTTGGTTTCTATAGTTACATGGTACATGTATTTAACCATGTCCTCCTGGATGTTCTTTATCATTTCGTCGAACATGTCGAAGCCTTCCATTTGGTATGCTCTAACAGGATCCTCGTTTCCTATTGCACGAAGGCCTATGCCTTGCTTTAGCTGGTCCATTGCGTCTATGTGGTCAATCCATTTCGAGTCGACAACCCTTAGAAGTATTACTCGCTCCAGATCGCGCATCTTCTCTTTCCCGATTTCCTCTTCCTTCTTGTCGTACATCTCGGTTGCCATGCGCAAAATATCGCCCCTCAAGGTTTCTTTGTCGAGGCTTTCTATGTCCTTATATTCAAGGGCCTCAACCGGCATGAATATAGCCTTAAGTTTTTCAGAAAGTCCCGCCATGTCCCACTCTTCGGGATATTCCGATCCCATGGCAATAACCTCAATGACATCGTCAATGAGCTTCTCTATCATGGAGAAGATGTATTCCTTCAAATCCTCTCCCTGAAGCACCTTGCGACGCTCGGAATAGATTATTTCCCTCTGCCTGTTCATTACATCATCGTACTGCAGAACATGCTTCCTTATTGAAAAGTTCCTTCCCTCTACCTTCTTTTGGGCTCCCTCGATAGACTTTGAAAGAATCGATGCCTCAATCGCGTCGTCGTCGCTCATTCCCAGCTTGTCCACAACGCCCTGAATCCTGTCGCTTCCAAAGAGCCTCATAAGGTCATCCTCAAGAGATATGAAAAATTGAGATGATCCAGCATCTCCCTGACGGCCCGACCGGCCTCTCAGCTGGTTATCTATACGCCTTGACTCGTGGCGCTCCGTTCCCAGTATGTGTAGCCCTCCCGCAGCCTTGACTTTATCGCCCTCTACGTCGGCTTCCGACTTGTATTTTAAAAAGATCTTGTCGTAGATTTTCTTGGCTTCCACGAATTCGTCGTCACTAAATTCTATAACGCCCGTTACTCTGTTTATTATTTCCTCATCATAACCAAGCTTTCTCATTTCCTTCTTTGCCATGAATTCTGCGTTTCCGCCCAGCACTATGTCGGTTCCACGGCCGGCCATGTTGGTAGCAATAGTAACCGCACCGTATCTTCCCGCCTGGGCTACTATTTCAGATTCCCTCTCATGCTGCTTTGCATTGAGAACCTCGTGCTTTATGCCTCTTTTTTTAAGCATTGAGCTTATAAACTCCGATGTCTCTATAGCAATTGTGCCTACCAGCACGGGCTGACCCGTCTCGTGCCTTAGCGTTATCTCCTCAACAGCATTCCTGAACTTGCCAGCTATGGACTTGTATACGGCATCCGGCATGTCATCCCTTAGTATGGGCATATTTGTCGGAACCACTACAACATCCATGTTGTATATCTGCTTGAACTCGTCCTCTTCCGTCTTTGCGGTACCTGTCATTCCCGAAAGCTTGCTGTACATCCTAAAATAGTTCTGAAGGGTTATTGTAGCAAGGGTCTGCGACTCCTTGCGGACCTTCAGCCCTTCCTTGGCCTCTATTGCCTGATGCAAACCGTTTGAGTATCGTCTGCCGAGCATCAGCCTTCCCGTGAACTCGTCGACGATGAGAATTTCCCCGTCCTTGATCACATAATCCTTGTCTTTTTTCATGAGTGTGTATGCCCTTAATGCCTGGTTAATTCGGTGGGAAATCTCCATATTCTCGGGATCGGCAAGATTTTCAATCTTAAAAAACTTCTCGGCCTTCGGTATGCCTTCATCGTCCGTAAGGATTACATTCCTTTCCTTTTCGTCAAAGATGTAGTCCAGCTCGTTTTTAAGGCTCGTAACAAATTTATCTGCAATCATGTATAGTTCCGTCGTTTTGTTTCCCGCTCCGGAAATGATTAGAGGCGTTCTGGCTTCATCTACCAGTATTGAGTCCACCTCATCGACTATGGCAAAATTAAGTTGCTTTTGGACCATGCCCTCTTTATATATGACCATGTTGTCCCTTAGGTAGTCGAATCCAAATTCATTGTTGGTGCCATACACTATGTCGCATAAATATGCCTCGTTTTTTTCTTTGTCATCCAGCCCATGCACCAAGCACCCTACCGTAAGTCCCAGGAACTCGTAGATTCTTCCCATCCACTCCTTGTCCCTTGAAGCCAAATAATCATTCACCGTTACAACATGCACGCCCTTGCCCTCAATCGCGTTAAGGTAAGCAGCAAGCGTAGCAGCTAGGGTCTTGCCCTCTCCTGTTTTCATCTCGGCAATTCGGCCTTGATGAAGCACTATGCCGCCCAAAATCTGAACCGGAAAATGGCGCATGCCAACTGTTCTGACCGCCGCTTCTCTCACAACTGCAAAGGCCTCCGGAAGTAAATCGTCCAAAGTTTCCCCTTTTTCTATTCTATTTCGGAATTCATTTGTTTTTTCCTTTAGGCTTTCATCGTCGAGGGATTTTATCTGCGGTTCGAAAGCCTCCACCTTCTCGACTATTTTCATCACTTTCTTTACTTCTTTATCGTTCATACTTCCTAAAATCATGTTCATGAGTCCCAATAGGCCCATCTCCTTTCCATAACTTTTAATAGTATATCACTTCTTGTTGTTTCATTCAAAAAACCGCCCAAAGGGCGGTCTAAAATATATATTTAAGTCTTGAATCGAGAAACGAAATCCGGCATCATTTACCCTTGTATCTCGGTGTAACCATGCGGCTTGTAGAAAAGCGGTATTTCTTGACCATTTCGCCTCTCAAATAGAATATGATTCCAAGCGACATCAAGAGGTCTCCTACGCTGATTAGCTTTGCCAACGGATAAGGCTTAGGCAGTACAATCAGCTTTCCTAAAAAGCGCGACCAAGAATCCAGGCTCTCTATGGAAATATAGTTTATTATTTCTCCTGATTCAATCCCATTTATCATGTTTTCCAAACCCGCTATTCTGAGGCCTTCCATATAAATAGGCATCTTGAAGTGATTCATCATTATTGTGACAATGTTAAGACCGGCTCCTATGGCTATTATCCAGAAACCCTTCTTGTCTAAATTCCAAAGCAAAACCCCAAACATCATGAGCAGCGAAATGAAATATATATGCGATCCGAAGTCTTCAAAGAATGGGCTGTCTACAGAAAACATGGGAGATATTCCCAAAAAGAATGCAAGCAATATTATATACCATCCGCGGATACGGGTTATTCCAATATTTGTTATCCTGCCATTTTGAACTATGCCTATTATTATTCCCAATATCACACTTTCAACAAACACCTATTTTCCTCCTTTTTTGTACTGTAAATAAATAAAAAAACTCCTGCTGAGATCACAATATCTCCTATGCTTATTGTCTTAGGAAAAGGATATGGCGAAGAAATGTTGATTACATCCCCAAGCATTGCCAAATTGGTAGTTTCATCATCCAGCAGCGTGTGCCCCGCTATCAATCCATTCTCCAATTGCTCCACCCCAAGGGCATACCCTTCTGATAATGCCGTGCTCGTGTCCACCGGCATCATTCCGTCGTTGGAAGCGATTACGGCAAAATTAAGCATTATCCCCAAGATTATCAAGGCAAAGACCCTTTTACGCAGATTGAAATAGCAAAATATCACCAGCATTGTATATACCATTATTTGAATAACCAGGTAATACTCATTCATAAAAAGACGCAATCCCATAAGATTTCGACTAACAATTATTCCACATGCAAATTCAAGCAGGAATGCCGCAATTGGCAAATACAAATATCTCACATTCATGTATCTCAAAAAGCGCATGTTCCCATTTTTAACAGTCGCTGCAAAAAGTCCTAGAACAACCGATTCACCCAACATTCAAGAACCTCTCCTTGGACTTGGGATTTTCAACAATACTCCTGAATGCCTCAACCACCTTCGGTACAAATTGCTTCCCTGCTTCGTCAAGAATAATCTCTATCGCCTTCTCGCTGTCGGCCGCTTTTCTATAGGGGCGGTCCGTAGTCACTGCATCGAATGTATCCGCTATGGACAATATTGCATCCTCAATTGATATTTCATCTCCCGAAAGCCCATCCGGATATCCCTTTCCGTCATATCTCTCGTGATGATGCAAAATTATTTGAGATACTTCCCTAAGGAACCTTACTTCATCGAGTATGTTTGCTCCTATCCTGGGATGTGTCTTAATGGATTCATGCTCATCTGCCGTCAATTTTCCCGGTTTGTTCAATATGTAGTCCCTTATCCCTATCTTACCTATGTCATGCAGCGTTGCCGCTATCTTTATATTCTCCAGCCGCCATGGTGCAAGATTCATTTCATGCGCTATGTCCATGGCATAATGAGCGACGCGTCGCGAATGTCCGTTGGTATATTGGTCCTTTGCGTCTACAGAATTCGATAAAGCCTTTATCGTCTCGAGATAAACATTTTTCATTTCGAGATACAAGATAAACGAATATCTTGCAAGAAGAAGTGGTCCATAGAACATGAGAAGCGCAAATGCGCCGTAATATTTATAGGATATTGCCATCAAAACTCCAAGAGGAGCAATTGCAATAAAATTCTTAGCTACCCAAAAGTTCCGCTTCAACAGATTGAGAACAGTAGTATCCTCAACTAACGAAAACAGAATCATGTATATTAATGTATTGGCGAAGATATATATTGCTATGGCAAGAACAATACCTACAACACTAAAACTTCCAATTGTTATTCCGGGAAAAACCGCATTGCCGTATTCGTAGCTGTAGCTCGCAAGCAAGGCGCTTATAGCATACGCCGATCCGTTGAAAAACCTCTTCTGAAATGAAGTATTGAAAATATGGTAGCTAACTCCATCAATTTTTTCAATCCTTAGTATGGTCCCAATCGCTATTACCATGGGCACGACAAGCGGGTCGAAAAGCAACATAGAAGCCAGTCCAATAGCAAACCCAAGAGATATGAATGTAGACTTGTCTATAATTATAGGCATAGACTCGGTAAGAATCGCCAAAAATACAAAAAACAGCAATTCAAACCATATACCCGCTTCTATAATGTGGATTGCGCTGAAAATCAATATTACAAAACCCACAAAGCTGACTAGGATTGTGTATGCATTAAGTTTCATATCTTTCATTATACTCTCCCTACAACTAATTCTGCTGTTTATAAAATAGATTACATTGCAATATTTGCATCTCTGATTTTTACATATATAATAACGAACCGGTATTTAACTACTTAGTTAATTGCTTCGTTGTTATCTCCAGCCCCAATGAGCTCCGCCTGCCAACACGAGTGAAAGCAGTGACATGAATAATACCATTAATCTTTTCACAGTATAGCCTCCTTTTTCAAGTATGCTCTGTTATGCTCCGCTAACTTGAACAGGCTATATCGCTACGCTTATGTAAAAAGAAACTTTAAATAATAAATTACACCGGTTCGTCACTATCAAATTAATTGCAATTACCAACTTTTCTGTTAATTGCATCGAGTACGGCTTTTACCACACTCCTCTTTTCGTCCGATTGCACAACCGACGTGCCCGAAAGAAATATTTCCTGCATCGGTCCCATTTGACTGATTCCCACTACATAAATATCTTCCTCAACCAATCTAATCTTGCGTATGCCCTCAAGCACGAATCTGCTTTCCATCTTAACAATGTCGTTTATGCAATCCAGGGTTGCTTCAGCCAAAAGCCTCTGCAATACTCTTTGCGTATTGTATCCGGAAGCCCTGCTTTCATAAACATCTCCCCTGTCCCAAAGCTCGACAACAACTTCAATCTTGTTTCCTTCGGAGCTGATACCTACCCTCTTGATTTTTGGGCGCGAATTCTTTACCAAGTCGTGTTGCAAATCTACTTGAGCAACAGATATCTTTTTATGATCCAACTCCATATCAAAACCAGCCATGACAGCGGACTGTACATCCCTTGATATTTGCTTGGGATTTCTCGAATCATCCGCCAACACATGCACCTCTGAAATCTTTCCGTCATCAACTATAACCTTACATGAAATCACATTATTCAAACTGTTTATCGTTTTTTCTATATTGGCCGTATCAATTCCCAATACCGTCATAATTCCACCTCTGCTACAGCATATTTTCAATTAATTCCTTAAGTCTTATTTGGCGACTACTTAGTTTAATTCTACACTAAATACATATAATCCTCTTGTTTTTTTTAAAATTGTTCAAAAAAAAAG
Coding sequences within it:
- the prfB gene encoding peptide chain release factor 2 (programmed frameshift), giving the protein MLIIEASMAELREMEEIFDDLRVSLDLVSLKERVAEIDECMTAQDFWDDHEKAQGIMREFKVVKDKIESFESLHNQWEELTLLAEMAVEEDDDSVEKEIQKGMLQLTKSLGKLRLKTLLSDEYDINNAILSIHSGAGGLDAQDWAEILLRMFTRWAENQGYEIETLDYIPDKEGGVKSVTLRIKGDYAYGYLKSEKGVHRLIRMSPFDTSGKRHTSFTSVDVMPELPDDAAIDINPVDLKIDTFRSSGAGGQHVNKTDSAIRITHLPTGIVVQCQNERSQHHNKNTAMRMLMAKLIELQKSEHKEKIEDIQGDYSQIAWGSQIRTYVFHPYTMVKDHRTGAEVGNIASVLDGDIDIFINTYLQQKK
- the secA gene encoding preprotein translocase subunit SecA — its product is MGLLGLMNMILGSMNDKEVKKVMKIVEKVEAFEPQIKSLDDESLKEKTNEFRNRIEKGETLDDLLPEAFAVVREAAVRTVGMRHFPVQILGGIVLHQGRIAEMKTGEGKTLAATLAAYLNAIEGKGVHVVTVNDYLASRDKEWMGRIYEFLGLTVGCLVHGLDDKEKNEAYLCDIVYGTNNEFGFDYLRDNMVIYKEGMVQKQLNFAIVDEVDSILVDEARTPLIISGAGNKTTELYMIADKFVTSLKNELDYIFDEKERNVILTDDEGIPKAEKFFKIENLADPENMEISHRINQALRAYTLMKKDKDYVIKDGEILIVDEFTGRLMLGRRYSNGLHQAIEAKEGLKVRKESQTLATITLQNYFRMYSKLSGMTGTAKTEEDEFKQIYNMDVVVVPTNMPILRDDMPDAVYKSIAGKFRNAVEEITLRHETGQPVLVGTIAIETSEFISSMLKKRGIKHEVLNAKQHERESEIVAQAGRYGAVTIATNMAGRGTDIVLGGNAEFMAKKEMRKLGYDEEIINRVTGVIEFSDDEFVEAKKIYDKIFLKYKSEADVEGDKVKAAGGLHILGTERHESRRIDNQLRGRSGRQGDAGSSQFFISLEDDLMRLFGSDRIQGVVDKLGMSDDDAIEASILSKSIEGAQKKVEGRNFSIRKHVLQYDDVMNRQREIIYSERRKVLQGEDLKEYIFSMIEKLIDDVIEVIAMGSEYPEEWDMAGLSEKLKAIFMPVEALEYKDIESLDKETLRGDILRMATEMYDKKEEEIGKEKMRDLERVILLRVVDSKWIDHIDAMDQLKQGIGLRAIGNEDPVRAYQMEGFDMFDEMIKNIQEDMVKYMYHVTIETKTQRKQLTTIEDEKGSDLDYRQGMRVGTPANAPSDEKAKPFVSGKKVGRNDPCPCGSGKKYKKCCGKDK
- a CDS encoding DUF5317 domain-containing protein is translated as MFVESVILGIIIGIVQNGRITNIGITRIRGWYIILLAFFLGISPMFSVDSPFFEDFGSHIYFISLLMMFGVLLWNLDKKGFWIIAIGAGLNIVTIMMNHFKMPIYMEGLRIAGLENMINGIESGEIINYISIESLDSWSRFLGKLIVLPKPYPLAKLISVGDLLMSLGIIFYLRGEMVKKYRFSTSRMVTPRYKGK
- a CDS encoding DUF5317 domain-containing protein, with protein sequence MLGESVVLGLFAATVKNGNMRFLRYMNVRYLYLPIAAFLLEFACGIIVSRNLMGLRLFMNEYYLVIQIMVYTMLVIFCYFNLRKRVFALIILGIMLNFAVIASNDGMMPVDTSTALSEGYALGVEQLENGLIAGHTLLDDETTNLAMLGDVINISSPYPFPKTISIGDIVISAGVFLFIYSTKKEENRCLLKV
- a CDS encoding HD-GYP domain-containing protein gives rise to the protein MKDMKLNAYTILVSFVGFVILIFSAIHIIEAGIWFELLFFVFLAILTESMPIIIDKSTFISLGFAIGLASMLLFDPLVVPMVIAIGTILRIEKIDGVSYHIFNTSFQKRFFNGSAYAISALLASYSYEYGNAVFPGITIGSFSVVGIVLAIAIYIFANTLIYMILFSLVEDTTVLNLLKRNFWVAKNFIAIAPLGVLMAISYKYYGAFALLMFYGPLLLARYSFILYLEMKNVYLETIKALSNSVDAKDQYTNGHSRRVAHYAMDIAHEMNLAPWRLENIKIAATLHDIGKIGIRDYILNKPGKLTADEHESIKTHPRIGANILDEVRFLREVSQIILHHHERYDGKGYPDGLSGDEISIEDAILSIADTFDAVTTDRPYRKAADSEKAIEIILDEAGKQFVPKVVEAFRSIVENPKSKERFLNVG